Proteins encoded within one genomic window of Lysinibacillus sphaericus:
- a CDS encoding DNA topoisomerase III, whose product MAKSLVIAEKPSVARDIANVLKCTKKGNGFLEGDKYIVTWALGHLVTLADPEAYDVKYKTWNLEDLPMLPERMKLVVMKQTGKQYNAVKSQLTRNDVKEIIVATDAGREGELVARWIIEKANTKKPIKRLWISSVTDKAIKEGFDNLKPGKNYENLYHAAVARSEADWYIGLNATRALTTRFNAQLNCGRVQTPVVAMVAAREEEIKNFKPQTYYGIEAKTKDNLKLTWQDAKGNSRSFEKGKIDTIVKKLGNNNAKVIEVERKPKKSFAPGLYDLTELQRDANKIFGYSAKETLNIMQKLYEQHKVLTYPRTDSRYISSDIVATLPERLKACGIGEYRPFANKILSKPIKATKAFVDDAKVSDHHAIIPTEEYVNFANFNDKERKIYDLVVKRFLAVFFPAHEFEQLTLRAKISDENFVAKGKTITVAGWKEVYENRFDDEESNDDLKEQVFPRIENGTTLEVHLIAQTTGQTKPPARFNEATLLSAMENPTKYLESNDKQLADTLKSTGGLGTVATRADIIDKLFNSFMIEQRGGKEIYITSKGRQLLDLVPEELRSPATTAEWEQKLELIAKGKLKKEVFINEMKQHTKKIVAEIKSSDKKYKHDNISTKSCPDCNKPMLEVNGKKGKMLVCQDRECGYKKNVARITNARCPQCKKKLELRGEGDGQIFVCKCGHREKLSAFEARRKKEGGGKVDKRSVQKYLKQQAKEEEPLNNPFADLLKGFNSDN is encoded by the coding sequence ATGGCAAAAAGTTTAGTAATTGCCGAAAAACCATCCGTTGCGCGTGACATCGCAAATGTACTAAAATGCACAAAAAAAGGGAATGGTTTTTTAGAAGGCGACAAATATATTGTGACGTGGGCACTGGGACATCTTGTAACATTAGCGGACCCAGAAGCATATGACGTGAAGTATAAAACATGGAATTTAGAAGATTTACCAATGCTTCCGGAACGCATGAAATTGGTTGTAATGAAGCAAACAGGTAAACAATATAATGCGGTGAAATCGCAACTAACTCGAAATGATGTAAAAGAAATAATTGTAGCTACAGATGCTGGGAGAGAGGGCGAATTAGTAGCACGCTGGATCATTGAAAAAGCAAACACTAAAAAGCCAATCAAACGTCTATGGATTTCTTCTGTAACCGACAAAGCAATTAAAGAGGGCTTTGACAATCTTAAACCAGGCAAAAATTATGAAAATCTATATCATGCTGCTGTAGCTCGTAGTGAAGCTGACTGGTATATCGGATTGAATGCAACACGTGCTTTAACAACACGTTTTAATGCACAATTAAACTGCGGGCGTGTCCAAACACCTGTTGTTGCCATGGTTGCAGCTCGCGAAGAAGAAATTAAAAATTTTAAACCTCAAACATATTACGGTATTGAAGCAAAAACAAAAGATAATTTAAAACTTACTTGGCAAGATGCAAAAGGCAATAGCCGTAGCTTTGAAAAAGGTAAAATCGATACCATCGTTAAAAAACTAGGTAACAACAACGCAAAGGTAATTGAAGTAGAGCGTAAGCCTAAAAAATCGTTTGCACCTGGGCTGTATGATTTAACAGAATTACAACGCGATGCGAATAAAATTTTTGGTTACTCTGCGAAAGAAACTTTAAATATTATGCAAAAGCTATATGAGCAACATAAAGTATTAACGTATCCTCGTACTGATTCACGATATATTTCAAGCGATATCGTAGCAACGTTACCAGAACGTCTAAAAGCATGCGGAATTGGCGAATACCGCCCGTTTGCTAATAAAATTTTATCTAAACCTATAAAAGCAACTAAAGCGTTTGTAGACGATGCTAAAGTTTCTGATCACCATGCGATCATTCCAACTGAAGAATACGTAAATTTCGCAAACTTTAATGATAAAGAACGTAAGATTTATGATTTAGTTGTAAAACGTTTCTTAGCGGTATTTTTCCCAGCACATGAATTTGAACAATTAACGTTACGCGCGAAAATTAGTGATGAAAATTTTGTTGCAAAAGGAAAAACAATTACTGTAGCTGGTTGGAAGGAGGTATATGAAAACCGCTTTGATGATGAGGAATCGAATGACGACTTAAAAGAGCAAGTTTTCCCTCGAATCGAAAATGGCACAACATTAGAAGTTCATTTAATTGCACAAACAACGGGTCAAACAAAGCCCCCAGCACGTTTTAATGAAGCAACATTACTATCTGCGATGGAAAACCCGACAAAGTATTTAGAGAGTAATGATAAACAGTTAGCCGATACTTTAAAATCAACGGGGGGATTAGGTACTGTAGCAACGCGTGCCGATATTATTGATAAGCTTTTTAATTCCTTTATGATTGAGCAACGAGGCGGTAAAGAAATTTATATTACTTCAAAAGGTCGCCAGCTATTAGATTTAGTGCCTGAAGAATTACGCTCACCTGCAACGACTGCTGAATGGGAACAAAAGTTGGAGTTGATTGCAAAAGGGAAATTGAAGAAAGAAGTATTTATCAATGAAATGAAGCAACACACGAAAAAAATAGTTGCAGAAATCAAATCAAGCGATAAGAAGTATAAACATGATAATATTTCAACGAAATCATGCCCTGATTGCAACAAACCAATGCTTGAAGTGAACGGTAAGAAAGGTAAGATGCTTGTATGCCAAGATCGTGAATGTGGATACAAGAAAAATGTAGCTCGCATAACGAACGCTCGTTGTCCTCAATGTAAGAAAAAACTAGAGTTACGTGGTGAAGGCGATGGTCAAATCTTCGTATGCAAATGCGGACATCGTGAAAAATTATCTGCCTTTGAAGCTCGTCGCAAAAAAGAAGGTGGCGGAAAAGTGGATAAGCGAAGTGTACAAAAGTATTTGAAACAACAAGCAAAAGAAGAAGAACCTTTGAATAATCCGTTTGCAGATCTATTAAAAGGCTTTAACTCTGATAATTAA